One Micromonospora sp. WMMD1120 genomic region harbors:
- a CDS encoding M14 family metallopeptidase translates to MRPRRLAIASVVTLLGALALTPPASARPPSEPGARDGLEVYVGTVDAKQRDQLRAAGVDLGHDAKVDSTGRTAVETVLSRRQAKRLTDQGVPLSVKKVRGKDASQALREQAAAGWTAFRPYGAPGGLRDEMNATAARYPKLTKVQTIGRTQQGQPIIAVKVTKNARTVADGKRPAVLYAGAQHAREWITPEMTRRLMHHVLDSYGTDREITRLLDTTELWFLPVANPDGYDFTFTPGNRLWRKNLRDNNGDGQITSGDGVDLNRNFSYKWGYDNEGSSPEPNSETYRGPGPNSEPETKALDQLFKRVGFEFFVNYHSAAELLLYGLGWQVSTPTPDDEIYKAMAGDDANPAVPGYDPDISAELYTTNGDTDSHATVRYGTLGFTPEMSTCEAASAVDPDDEWRPEDCVSGFIFPDDETLIAGEVSKNLPFALAVAKSAADPDEPVSVVGRSTPDFVVDAFDDSYGRDQQVAAITRRALKNVKMHYVINGARPKTVAAREWRGGERYGGTHDDYYAELRGTVRGAKPGDRVEVWFTGSKPRVGVVASDHFTYRVNADIGGDVLILAAEDVTGLSPTQTGTTAKYADEIAASLTAAGRSSDVYDFDAMGRRAPHPLGVLSHYKAVVWETGDDVIMRSPGQVAGTAAKAALDTELAVRDYLNEGGKLLVGGQYALFAQGANGSYVYHPDAPPECTNADDPTCLPLLNDFQQYWLGAHTYVSDGGTSPDGEPFPVAGRDGAFAGFEGQLNAPGSAQNQAHTASFLTTSSFLPPDEFPQFASSSPVGWTRPGGAPFDPRTGEWYLHSGQADESYKRLTRTVDLTGATSGELRFFTSYEIEQNWDFLFVEAHEVGSDTWTTLPDLNGKTTTETGESCASGWDELHPFITHYQGAGCSPTGSTGSWNAATGTSSGWKEFAVDLTAYAGKQVEVSITYASDWGTQGLGVFLDDARVIVDGSTVAETSFETTDLGGWTVAGPPAGSGGNANDWSRSQQAFEEGSVVVTADTVYLGFGLEGLSPAARDDLVARSLTHLTGRPRR, encoded by the coding sequence ATGAGACCGAGACGACTGGCGATCGCCAGCGTGGTCACCCTGCTCGGCGCACTGGCACTGACCCCACCCGCCAGCGCGCGGCCACCATCCGAACCGGGCGCCCGGGACGGCCTCGAGGTGTACGTCGGCACCGTCGACGCCAAACAGCGGGACCAGCTACGCGCGGCGGGGGTCGACCTCGGCCACGACGCGAAGGTGGACTCGACCGGGCGTACGGCTGTCGAGACGGTGCTCAGCCGCCGGCAGGCGAAGCGGCTGACCGACCAGGGTGTCCCCCTGTCGGTGAAGAAGGTGCGCGGTAAGGACGCGTCGCAGGCGCTGCGAGAGCAGGCGGCGGCGGGCTGGACGGCGTTCCGGCCCTACGGCGCGCCCGGCGGCCTCCGGGACGAGATGAATGCCACCGCGGCCCGGTATCCCAAACTGACCAAGGTGCAGACGATCGGCCGCACCCAGCAGGGTCAGCCGATCATCGCGGTGAAGGTCACCAAGAACGCGCGGACCGTCGCCGACGGGAAGCGGCCCGCCGTGCTCTACGCCGGCGCGCAGCACGCCCGGGAGTGGATCACGCCGGAGATGACCCGACGGCTGATGCACCACGTGCTGGACAGCTACGGCACCGACCGGGAGATCACCAGGCTCCTGGACACGACCGAGCTGTGGTTCCTGCCGGTGGCCAACCCGGACGGATACGACTTCACCTTCACGCCGGGCAACCGGCTGTGGCGCAAGAACCTGCGGGACAACAACGGCGACGGACAGATCACCTCCGGCGACGGCGTGGACCTCAACCGCAACTTCAGCTACAAGTGGGGGTACGACAACGAGGGCTCGTCACCGGAGCCGAACAGCGAGACCTACCGGGGGCCGGGGCCCAACTCGGAGCCGGAGACCAAGGCCCTGGACCAGCTCTTCAAGCGGGTCGGGTTCGAGTTCTTCGTCAACTACCACTCGGCGGCGGAGCTGCTGCTCTACGGCCTCGGTTGGCAGGTGAGCACCCCCACCCCGGACGACGAGATCTACAAGGCGATGGCCGGGGACGACGCGAACCCGGCGGTGCCCGGTTACGACCCGGACATCTCGGCCGAGCTGTACACGACGAACGGTGACACCGACAGCCACGCCACCGTCCGGTACGGCACGCTGGGCTTCACCCCGGAGATGTCCACGTGTGAGGCCGCCTCGGCGGTCGACCCCGACGACGAGTGGCGTCCGGAGGACTGCGTCAGCGGCTTCATCTTCCCCGACGACGAGACGTTGATCGCGGGAGAGGTGAGCAAGAACCTGCCGTTCGCGCTGGCCGTGGCGAAGTCGGCGGCCGACCCGGACGAGCCGGTCTCGGTGGTCGGACGGAGCACCCCGGACTTCGTGGTGGACGCCTTCGACGACTCGTACGGGCGTGACCAGCAGGTCGCCGCGATCACCCGGCGGGCGCTGAAGAACGTGAAGATGCACTACGTGATCAACGGCGCGCGGCCGAAGACCGTCGCGGCCCGCGAGTGGCGTGGCGGCGAGCGGTACGGCGGTACGCACGACGACTACTACGCGGAGCTGCGGGGCACCGTCCGCGGCGCGAAGCCGGGCGACCGGGTGGAGGTGTGGTTCACCGGCAGCAAACCCCGCGTCGGGGTGGTCGCCAGCGACCACTTCACCTACCGGGTGAACGCCGACATCGGTGGGGACGTGCTGATCCTCGCCGCGGAGGACGTCACCGGTCTCAGCCCGACGCAGACCGGCACCACAGCAAAGTACGCCGACGAGATCGCCGCGTCGCTCACCGCCGCCGGACGCAGCAGCGACGTGTACGACTTCGACGCGATGGGCCGCCGCGCGCCGCACCCGCTCGGTGTGCTGTCGCACTACAAGGCGGTGGTGTGGGAGACCGGCGACGACGTGATCATGCGCTCCCCCGGCCAGGTGGCGGGCACCGCGGCCAAGGCCGCGCTGGACACCGAGCTGGCCGTCCGGGACTACCTCAACGAGGGCGGCAAACTCCTGGTCGGCGGCCAGTACGCGTTGTTCGCCCAGGGTGCCAACGGCTCCTACGTCTACCACCCGGACGCGCCGCCGGAGTGCACCAACGCCGACGACCCCACCTGCCTGCCGCTGCTGAACGACTTCCAGCAGTACTGGCTGGGGGCGCACACGTACGTCAGCGACGGCGGCACCTCGCCCGACGGGGAGCCGTTCCCGGTCGCCGGACGCGACGGCGCGTTCGCCGGTTTCGAGGGGCAGCTCAACGCGCCCGGTTCGGCGCAGAACCAGGCGCACACCGCGTCGTTCCTGACCACGTCGAGCTTCCTGCCGCCGGACGAGTTCCCGCAGTTCGCCAGCTCCTCGCCGGTGGGCTGGACCCGACCGGGCGGCGCGCCGTTCGACCCGCGCACCGGCGAGTGGTATCTGCACAGCGGGCAGGCCGACGAGTCGTACAAGCGGCTCACCCGCACCGTCGACCTCACCGGGGCGACAAGCGGCGAGCTGCGCTTCTTCACCTCGTACGAGATCGAGCAGAACTGGGACTTCCTCTTCGTCGAGGCGCACGAGGTGGGCAGCGACACCTGGACGACGCTGCCGGACCTCAACGGCAAGACCACCACCGAGACCGGGGAGAGCTGCGCCTCGGGCTGGGACGAGCTGCACCCGTTCATCACCCACTACCAGGGCGCCGGCTGCTCCCCCACCGGAAGCACCGGCAGCTGGAACGCGGCGACCGGGACGTCCAGCGGCTGGAAGGAGTTCGCCGTCGACCTGACCGCGTACGCCGGCAAGCAGGTCGAGGTGTCGATCACGTACGCCTCGGACTGGGGCACGCAGGGCCTCGGCGTGTTCCTGGACGACGCCCGGGTCATCGTCGACGGGTCGACGGTGGCGGAGACCTCGTTCGAGACCACCGACCTCGGCGGCTGGACGGTGGCCGGGCCGCCGGCCGGCTCCGGTGGCAACGCCAACGACTGGTCGCGCAGCCAGCAGGCGTTCGAGGAGGGCTCGGTGGTGGTCACCGCGGACACCGTGTACCTGGGCTTCGGGCTGGAGGGCCTCTCCCCGGCGGCCCGCGACGACCTGGTCGCCCGCTCACTGACCCACCTCACCGGTCGACCCCGTCGCTGA
- a CDS encoding glycosyltransferase family 4 protein, translating into MTSGRTATSGAVGDRTGGDGRCRVLRVVGELNFGGTEMRTAELLPRLAAAGTAVHFVTLSDRIGPGPLAEAAVRHGGSVTPIPLDARLPLRFLRLLRRLRPDVVHVDCANFSGAVLSLALLARVPTRVAHFRGDDNQHRSLRRRVQRSVWRTLLRASATDILGVSPSALTCGYSPSWPNDRRCQVVLNGLDLDRLHQPTGHHLRALTGAGPDELLCVSVGRASPEKRRWLLPPILAALRDQGVDAHAVLVGPSDDGDDARVRAAAAEHGVADRVHLLGPRDDVGGLLRQADVVVHPSCLEGLPGGVLEPVALGIGTVAADLPGVRLIQQHLPGVTIVDTDAAPAAWATAVQTAAGHTVATDPAAARERFQASPFAIEEAVTTHLAIYRRRLPGGPPTAPVVENRNRLSATSER; encoded by the coding sequence GTGACGAGCGGCCGGACCGCGACGAGCGGCGCTGTCGGCGACCGGACCGGGGGTGACGGCCGGTGCCGGGTGCTGCGGGTCGTCGGTGAGCTGAATTTCGGCGGCACCGAGATGCGGACCGCCGAGTTGCTGCCGCGTCTCGCCGCAGCCGGAACCGCGGTGCACTTCGTGACGCTCAGCGACCGGATCGGGCCGGGACCGCTGGCCGAGGCGGCCGTCCGGCACGGCGGATCGGTCACCCCGATCCCGCTGGATGCCCGGCTCCCGCTGCGCTTCCTCCGGCTGCTGCGGCGGCTGCGTCCGGACGTGGTCCACGTGGACTGCGCCAACTTCTCCGGCGCGGTGCTCAGCCTCGCCCTGCTCGCCCGGGTGCCGACTCGCGTCGCTCACTTCCGCGGCGACGACAACCAGCACCGCAGCCTGCGCCGGCGGGTGCAGCGGTCGGTCTGGCGTACGTTGTTGCGGGCGTCCGCCACCGACATCCTCGGCGTCTCGCCCAGCGCGCTCACCTGCGGCTATTCCCCGTCCTGGCCGAACGACAGGCGATGCCAGGTCGTCCTTAACGGGCTGGACCTGGACCGGTTGCACCAGCCGACCGGCCACCACCTGCGCGCCCTGACCGGGGCCGGCCCGGACGAGCTGCTCTGCGTCAGCGTGGGACGGGCCTCGCCGGAGAAGCGGCGCTGGCTGCTGCCGCCGATCCTGGCCGCTCTGCGCGACCAGGGCGTCGACGCCCACGCGGTGCTCGTCGGCCCCTCCGACGACGGCGACGACGCCCGGGTCCGCGCCGCCGCTGCCGAGCACGGGGTCGCCGACCGGGTGCACCTGCTCGGCCCACGCGACGACGTGGGCGGGCTGCTCCGCCAAGCCGACGTGGTCGTCCACCCGTCCTGCCTGGAAGGGCTGCCGGGCGGCGTGCTGGAGCCCGTCGCCCTCGGGATCGGCACGGTGGCCGCCGACCTGCCCGGTGTGCGCCTCATCCAGCAGCACCTGCCCGGCGTCACCATCGTCGACACCGACGCGGCACCGGCGGCCTGGGCGACCGCGGTGCAGACCGCCGCCGGCCACACCGTGGCGACGGACCCCGCGGCGGCCCGCGAACGCTTCCAGGCGAGTCCCTTCGCGATCGAGGAGGCGGTGACGACGCACCTGGCGATCTACCGGCGGCGGTTACCCGGAGGGCCGCCGACCGCACCCGTTGTCGAGAACAGAAACCGGCTGTCGGCCACTTCGGAACGGTGA
- a CDS encoding NAD-dependent epimerase/dehydratase family protein — MRILITGGAGFIGSNLARAALVDPAVKEVTILDDLSVGLRGNLDGLDVNLVEGSILDPAALDAAMAGREAVVHLAALPSVPRSLRDPLASHHANATGTLMVLEAARRHDVGQVVVASSSSVYGLNPALPKEEFAWTRPMSPYAASKLATEAYALAHQASFGLPTLAFRFFNVFGPGQRHDHVYAAVIPRFVHAALRGEPVVLHGDGTQSRDFTYVGTVCEVILDALRRRVHHPHPVNLAFGERASLLEVLDELTDLLGRPIAREYAPPRVGDMAHSLADNTVLRELFPAVVPIARVDGLRATIEWMAGLSHTDHAIPR, encoded by the coding sequence ATGCGCATTCTGATCACCGGCGGGGCCGGTTTCATCGGTTCGAACCTGGCCCGCGCCGCGTTGGTCGATCCCGCGGTGAAGGAGGTGACGATCCTCGACGACCTGTCGGTCGGGCTGCGCGGCAACCTCGACGGGCTGGACGTCAACCTCGTCGAGGGGTCGATCCTCGACCCGGCCGCCCTGGACGCGGCGATGGCCGGCCGGGAGGCGGTCGTGCACCTGGCGGCGCTGCCCAGCGTGCCCCGCTCGTTGCGCGACCCGCTCGCCTCCCACCACGCGAACGCCACGGGCACGCTCATGGTCCTGGAAGCGGCACGACGGCACGACGTCGGGCAGGTCGTGGTCGCCTCCTCCTCGTCGGTCTACGGCCTGAACCCCGCGCTGCCCAAGGAGGAATTCGCCTGGACCCGACCGATGAGCCCGTACGCGGCCAGCAAGCTCGCCACCGAGGCGTACGCCCTCGCCCATCAGGCGTCGTTCGGCCTGCCGACGCTCGCCTTCCGGTTCTTCAACGTCTTCGGCCCCGGGCAGCGGCACGACCACGTGTACGCGGCTGTCATCCCCCGCTTCGTCCACGCGGCGCTGCGCGGGGAACCCGTCGTGCTGCACGGCGACGGCACCCAGTCCCGCGACTTCACCTACGTCGGCACGGTGTGCGAGGTCATCCTCGACGCGCTCCGTCGGCGGGTGCACCACCCGCACCCGGTCAACCTCGCCTTCGGCGAGCGGGCCAGCCTGTTGGAGGTGCTCGACGAACTCACCGACCTGTTGGGCCGCCCGATCGCCCGCGAGTACGCTCCGCCCCGCGTTGGCGACATGGCGCACTCGCTGGCCGACAACACGGTGCTGCGGGAGCTGTTTCCGGCGGTCGTGCCGATCGCCCGTGTCGACGGCCTCCGGGCGACGATCGAGTGGATGGCCGGGTTGTCGCACACCGACCACGCCATACCGCGGTGA
- a CDS encoding O-antigen ligase family protein, with amino-acid sequence MVERLGLVALVVGAACLTAVTTALAVGEPMIAAGVGLLLVALYLSRRLDGFQRILAVATVLLVCASSNMPALVSLSFYARYVAVGCLVLWALAERRRQIRQPDHPTRLFVGALWAAAGLATLSSVWSVSPLHTLQQAIALVLLAALAHVLLWRRWVDGKATAADLHVVYVLLSTSLVVSLGYGITGVAAATSFSDRFQGLYSNPNMLSIICALTIPLGWALYRQSHRRVQLIGIVPAIILLPMTESRTALIAVVVGGLWVLLRHGAGPVARLLVVTVGAVGLAYLFGMLPSVLGSTWLETLAARFTDPDNGDLSNGRSQTWQATVELWQSRPALGFGYASGIHLFEQTRQDGFFDVSVNLVHNSYLQWLLELGVIGLAPILLLLFVAIRVVLLAPVGALNSGLLWLIVTGLLIQVTESTMFGMGQPYPYVFWLSVAGALVRARAGRHATGVPATVFITARPDGRPHPHSPVGRRQPTGGPGRRERVSVR; translated from the coding sequence GTGGTAGAGCGCCTTGGCCTCGTCGCCCTCGTCGTCGGGGCGGCATGCCTCACGGCGGTCACGACCGCCCTCGCGGTGGGCGAACCGATGATCGCGGCGGGGGTGGGCCTGCTGCTCGTCGCCCTGTATCTCAGCCGGCGGCTCGACGGCTTCCAGCGGATCCTGGCCGTGGCCACGGTGTTGCTGGTCTGCGCCTCGTCGAACATGCCCGCGCTGGTCAGCCTCAGCTTCTACGCGCGCTACGTCGCGGTCGGCTGCCTGGTCCTCTGGGCGTTGGCGGAACGACGTCGCCAGATCCGACAGCCGGACCACCCGACCAGGCTGTTCGTGGGCGCGCTCTGGGCGGCTGCGGGCCTGGCCACGCTGAGCAGCGTGTGGTCGGTCAGCCCGTTGCACACGCTGCAGCAGGCGATCGCGTTGGTGCTCCTGGCCGCCCTGGCCCACGTGCTGCTGTGGAGGCGGTGGGTCGACGGCAAGGCCACCGCCGCTGATCTGCACGTGGTCTACGTGCTGCTCAGCACGTCGCTGGTGGTCAGTCTCGGCTACGGCATCACCGGCGTCGCGGCTGCCACCTCGTTCAGCGACCGGTTCCAGGGCCTGTACTCCAACCCCAACATGCTGAGCATCATCTGTGCTCTGACGATCCCACTGGGGTGGGCGCTCTACCGGCAGTCGCACCGGCGCGTCCAGCTGATCGGCATCGTGCCGGCGATCATCCTCCTGCCGATGACCGAGTCCCGCACCGCGTTGATCGCCGTCGTCGTCGGGGGTCTCTGGGTGCTACTGCGGCACGGGGCCGGGCCGGTGGCGCGCCTGCTGGTGGTGACGGTCGGGGCCGTCGGGTTGGCGTACCTGTTCGGTATGCTGCCCAGCGTCCTCGGTTCGACCTGGTTGGAGACCCTCGCCGCCCGGTTCACCGACCCGGACAACGGCGACCTCTCGAACGGACGTTCCCAGACCTGGCAGGCGACCGTCGAGCTGTGGCAGAGCCGCCCGGCGCTGGGCTTCGGCTACGCGTCGGGCATCCACCTGTTCGAGCAGACCCGGCAGGACGGATTCTTCGACGTCAGCGTCAACCTGGTGCACAACAGCTACCTGCAGTGGCTGCTGGAGCTGGGCGTCATCGGCCTCGCGCCGATCCTCCTGCTCCTGTTCGTCGCGATACGGGTGGTGCTGCTGGCCCCGGTCGGCGCGCTCAACTCCGGGCTGCTCTGGCTCATCGTCACCGGCCTGCTGATCCAGGTCACCGAGTCGACGATGTTCGGCATGGGGCAGCCGTACCCCTATGTGTTCTGGCTCTCCGTGGCCGGCGCCCTGGTGCGGGCCCGCGCGGGGCGGCACGCGACAGGGGTTCCGGCGACCGTCTTCATCACGGCACGTCCCGATGGCAGGCCGCACCCGCACAGCCCGGTCGGTCGGCGACAGCCGACCGGAGGGCCGGGCCGACGGGAGCGGGTGTCCGTGCGGTAA
- a CDS encoding NAD(+)/NADH kinase translates to MSGLGLVLHPTRDVTEVVGIIERWATRHHKTLYVRDEDQRRVPSSVEAVPEAEVAARADALISIGGDGTMLGALRSAILDPKPVLGVHLGRLGFLVEIEPPDLPEALSRLLSKDFTIESHACLACDVCGDDVVAFNDIALVRQPGAGFVSVTLAIDGQQYGYYRSDAVVVSTPIGSTAYSYAAGGPLISPAADSVVITPAAPMAGISRAVVLSPDEKIRLELQPNSSPVVVEMDGLVFRDAATEGAVDISYRRDAGLVVRFDPLRYQERNQLKMTLLDLPFLPEQLRELLPEELRRRGQQLPPSADPPPC, encoded by the coding sequence GTGTCGGGGCTGGGACTGGTGCTGCACCCCACCCGGGATGTCACCGAGGTGGTCGGAATCATCGAACGGTGGGCGACTCGTCACCACAAGACGCTGTACGTGCGCGACGAGGACCAGCGCCGCGTCCCGTCCAGCGTCGAAGCGGTGCCGGAGGCGGAGGTGGCCGCCCGCGCCGACGCGCTCATCTCCATCGGTGGCGACGGCACCATGCTCGGCGCGCTCCGCTCCGCCATCCTCGATCCGAAGCCCGTGCTCGGCGTACACCTGGGTCGGTTGGGTTTTCTCGTCGAGATCGAGCCGCCGGACCTGCCCGAGGCGCTGAGCAGGCTGCTGTCCAAGGACTTCACCATCGAGTCGCACGCCTGCCTCGCCTGCGACGTGTGCGGCGACGACGTGGTGGCGTTCAACGACATCGCGCTGGTCCGCCAGCCGGGCGCCGGCTTCGTCAGCGTCACGCTCGCCATCGACGGCCAGCAGTACGGCTACTACCGCAGCGACGCCGTGGTGGTCAGCACCCCGATCGGCTCGACCGCGTACAGCTACGCCGCCGGCGGCCCGCTGATCTCCCCGGCGGCGGACTCGGTGGTGATCACGCCGGCGGCGCCGATGGCCGGCATCTCCCGGGCGGTGGTGCTCTCCCCGGACGAGAAGATCAGGCTGGAGCTGCAACCCAACTCGTCACCGGTGGTGGTGGAGATGGACGGGCTGGTGTTCCGCGACGCCGCGACGGAGGGGGCGGTGGACATCTCCTACCGCCGCGACGCCGGGCTGGTGGTGCGCTTCGACCCGCTGCGCTACCAGGAGCGCAACCAGTTGAAGATGACGCTGCTCGACCTGCCGTTCCTCCCCGAGCAGCTACGCGAGCTGCTCCCCGAAGAGCTACGCCGGCGCGGCCAGCAACTCCCCCCGTCCGCCGACCCCCCACCCTGCTAA
- a CDS encoding glycosyltransferase produces MKQAQIVVDAAGGAGGGAGRLKTELDAFLAERAAPIRVVGRDRQLTASWLIRREVVAGDVPVVAALNNVSFAWRGIERRVLVHNALHFLAPAEGHLLTVQPRSLRAQIPVVRRLLHRADVIAVPCSAMAQRVVDRVPAVRDRLVVLANPVSPVGPRVPTGEVSTILVPVVPSPFKNVVAELRVLLAALDRRQQPTRVRMTAYPHELPDDLARHPRLDLLGQLTHHELSEHWRRTTAVFFPCQVESFGYPLAEARVYGLPVLAPDTAQSREVAGSALTPYRLADVDSLAEALDGIHRTVVPEPDAFERGAYFTRLLGLDRGRPGHQADRSPAAEARAVRP; encoded by the coding sequence ATGAAACAGGCGCAAATCGTCGTCGACGCCGCCGGCGGGGCGGGCGGGGGGGCCGGCCGGCTCAAGACCGAACTCGACGCCTTCCTCGCCGAGCGCGCCGCCCCGATCCGGGTCGTCGGTCGGGACCGCCAGCTCACCGCGTCGTGGCTGATCCGACGTGAGGTGGTCGCCGGCGACGTCCCCGTCGTGGCGGCGCTGAACAACGTCTCGTTCGCCTGGCGGGGCATCGAGCGGCGGGTGCTGGTGCACAACGCGCTGCACTTCCTGGCACCCGCCGAGGGGCACCTGTTGACGGTGCAGCCCCGGTCGCTACGGGCGCAGATCCCCGTGGTCCGGCGCCTGCTGCACCGCGCGGACGTGATCGCCGTCCCGTGCTCGGCCATGGCGCAGCGGGTCGTCGACCGGGTGCCGGCGGTTCGCGACCGACTTGTGGTGCTCGCGAATCCGGTCAGCCCGGTCGGCCCCCGGGTACCCACCGGCGAGGTGTCGACGATCCTCGTCCCGGTGGTGCCGTCGCCGTTCAAGAACGTGGTGGCCGAGCTTCGCGTGCTGCTCGCCGCGCTCGACCGGCGTCAGCAACCGACCCGGGTACGGATGACCGCGTACCCGCACGAACTGCCGGACGACCTGGCCCGACACCCGCGCCTGGACCTGCTCGGGCAGCTGACGCACCACGAGCTCAGCGAGCACTGGCGACGGACGACAGCCGTCTTCTTCCCCTGCCAGGTGGAGTCCTTCGGATATCCGCTCGCCGAGGCGCGCGTCTACGGCCTGCCGGTGTTGGCGCCGGACACCGCCCAGTCGCGGGAGGTCGCGGGCAGCGCGCTGACCCCGTACCGGTTGGCCGACGTGGACAGCCTCGCAGAGGCCCTGGACGGCATCCACCGGACGGTGGTTCCGGAACCCGACGCGTTCGAACGGGGGGCGTACTTCACCCGGCTGTTGGGACTCGACCGGGGGCGTCCGGGCCACCAGGCCGACCGGTCGCCGGCTGCCGAGGCGCGGGCGGTGCGCCCGTGA
- a CDS encoding oligosaccharide flippase family protein, producing MTQKATSRAPLTADEPFSPAVTEASAAPEAETRRGRSRLRPAGRDRRLSVDIGTSLVAKGVGLAAPLVITPTCFRYLGDQRYGLWMTVTALTGMAWFADLGLGNGLLTRLSLLSDDPRQRAREISSAYATLGVVTLALLAGLALVEPLVPWARVFGVTDPAIAGEASTLALLCFGAFAVNIPLSLIQRIQYARAQVTQTNAWQAAGSLTSMVAVLGAIAAGSGPLTVIACAVLTIPATNLVNTLVYFWRQESTARPRPHLVHRATAVGLLRLGLQFFALSAMSSIALNMDNPLVAHVLGLTVAAYYAVVGKLFAVLSLFVGLVGMTIWPANGVALARGDTAWVRRITRRMMLLNGVIVGTAGLTIVVGGHRLLDLWVGGVDPAVVPVAVLGALALWAVLVATASPLLMVQNSIGLLRPQFVGWAAFLLLATGLKIAGLREFGLVGLPVAGCLAYLLTLWPAAVVGYRRALATSPSAAPRSAADVTV from the coding sequence GTGACGCAGAAGGCGACCAGCCGGGCCCCGCTCACCGCCGACGAGCCCTTTTCACCCGCCGTCACCGAAGCGTCGGCCGCCCCGGAGGCCGAAACCCGGCGCGGCCGGTCGCGGCTCCGGCCGGCGGGGCGGGACCGTCGGCTCAGCGTGGACATCGGCACCTCGCTGGTCGCCAAGGGCGTCGGTCTCGCCGCGCCGCTGGTCATCACCCCCACCTGCTTTCGGTACCTGGGCGACCAGCGGTACGGCCTCTGGATGACGGTCACCGCGCTCACCGGCATGGCCTGGTTCGCCGACCTCGGGCTCGGCAACGGTCTGCTCACCCGGCTGAGTCTGCTCTCCGACGACCCCCGCCAGCGGGCCCGGGAGATCTCCAGCGCGTACGCCACGCTCGGCGTCGTCACGCTTGCCCTGCTGGCCGGGCTCGCCCTGGTCGAGCCCCTGGTGCCCTGGGCCCGGGTGTTCGGCGTCACCGACCCCGCCATCGCCGGGGAGGCGTCGACCCTGGCCCTACTCTGCTTCGGCGCGTTCGCGGTCAACATCCCGCTGTCGTTGATCCAGCGCATCCAGTACGCCCGTGCGCAGGTCACCCAGACCAACGCCTGGCAGGCGGCCGGCTCCCTCACCTCGATGGTGGCAGTGCTCGGTGCGATCGCGGCCGGGAGTGGCCCGCTGACCGTGATCGCCTGCGCCGTGCTGACCATCCCGGCGACGAACCTGGTCAACACACTCGTCTATTTCTGGCGTCAGGAGTCCACCGCCCGGCCCCGCCCGCACCTGGTGCACCGGGCTACGGCGGTGGGCCTGCTCCGACTGGGCCTCCAGTTCTTCGCGCTCTCCGCGATGTCGTCCATCGCGCTCAACATGGACAACCCGCTGGTCGCGCACGTCCTCGGCCTCACCGTCGCCGCGTACTACGCCGTCGTCGGGAAGCTCTTCGCCGTCCTGTCGCTGTTCGTCGGGCTCGTCGGGATGACGATCTGGCCGGCCAACGGCGTTGCCCTCGCCCGGGGCGACACCGCCTGGGTACGCCGGATCACCCGGCGGATGATGCTGCTCAACGGCGTGATCGTGGGGACGGCCGGGCTCACGATCGTCGTCGGCGGTCATCGGCTGCTCGATCTGTGGGTCGGTGGGGTCGACCCGGCGGTGGTGCCGGTCGCGGTCCTGGGCGCGCTCGCGCTCTGGGCGGTGCTGGTGGCGACCGCCTCGCCACTGCTGATGGTGCAGAACAGCATCGGCCTACTGCGCCCGCAGTTCGTCGGTTGGGCCGCGTTCCTGCTGCTCGCGACCGGCCTGAAGATCGCTGGCCTGCGCGAGTTCGGGCTGGTCGGCCTGCCGGTGGCCGGCTGTCTGGCCTACCTGCTCACCCTGTGGCCCGCCGCCGTCGTCGGCTACCGGCGCGCGCTGGCCACCTCCCCGTCCGCTGCGCCGCGCAGCGCAGCCGACGTGACCGTTTGA